A single genomic interval of Perca fluviatilis chromosome 19, GENO_Pfluv_1.0, whole genome shotgun sequence harbors:
- the LOC120547586 gene encoding LOW QUALITY PROTEIN: geranylgeranyl pyrophosphate synthase-like (The sequence of the model RefSeq protein was modified relative to this genomic sequence to represent the inferred CDS: deleted 1 base in 1 codon), with protein MYLGELEAMDGDSEAPSGRILLEPYKYLLQLPGKQVRTKLSQAFNHWLNVPEDKLQVIIQVTEMLHNASLLIDDIEDSSKLRRGFPVAHSIYGIPSVINSANYVYFLGLEKVLTLEHPEAVRVFTRQLLELHRGQGLDIHWRDTYTCPTEQEYRNMVLQKTGGLFGLAVGLMQLFSDWKQDLKPLLDTLGLFFQIRDDYANLSSREYSENKSFCEDLTEGKFSFPTIHAIWSRPESTQVQNILRQRTENMDIKRYCVDYLEKVGSFAYTRQTLRDLEEEVYRLIGEFGGNPQLESLVKHLSQMHREAEAAAESSTEPHSNQNH; from the exons ATTTGGGGGAACTTGAAGCAATGGATGGCGACTCGGAAGCCCCCTCTGGGCGAATTCTTCTGGAACCGTACAAGTACTTGTTGCAATTACCAG GAAAGCAGGTGAGGACAAAACTCTCCCAAGCATTTAACCACTGGCTCAATGTTCCAGAGGACAAACTGCAG GTGATCATCCAGGTGACTGAGATGCTGCACAACGCCAGCTTGCTCATAGACGACATCGAGGACAGCTCCAAGCTGCGGCGAGGCTTCCCTGTGGCCCACAGCATCTATGGCATTCCCTCCGTTATCAACTCGGCCAACTACGTCTACTTCCTGGGGTTGGAGAAAGTGCTGACCCTGGAGCACCCTGAGGCTGTCCGAGTGTTTACCCGGCAACTGCTGGAGCTACACCGTGGTCAGGGTCTGGACATCCACTGGAGGGACACCTACACCTGTCCCACTGAGCAGGAGTACCGCAACATGGTGCTACAGAAAACTGGAGGGCTCTTTGGTCTGGCTGTGGGCCTAATGCAGCTCTTCTCAGATTGGAAACAGGACCTGAAACCCCTTCTGGACACACTGGGTCTCTTCTTCCAGATCCGTGACGACTACGCG AACCTGAGCTCTCGTGAGTACAGCGAGAACAAGAGCTTCTGCGAGGACCTGACTGAGGGAAAGTTCTCTTTCCCCACCATTCACGCCATATGGTCGCGTCCAGAGAGCACTCAGGTGCAGAACATCCTGAGGCAGCGCACAGAGAACATGGACATCAAACGATACTGTGTGGACTACCTGGAGAAGGTCGGCTCGTTTGCCTACACCCGTCAGACTCTGCGAGACCTGGAGGAGGAGGTCTACCGTCTCATCGGGGAGTTTGGGGGAAACCCTCAACTGGAGAGCCTCGTCAAACACCTCAGCCAAATGCATCGTGAGGCTGAAGCCGCAGCAGAGTCCAGTACTGAGCCACACTCCAACCAAAACCACTGA